In Elusimicrobiota bacterium, one genomic interval encodes:
- a CDS encoding type I restriction endonuclease, protein MRFNEDSRVKIPAILHLTRLGYTYLSLKGLTWDESSNIVPAIFRKSISELNPSATPAEIENALDQLILSLDNEDLGKQFYEKITETSGLKIIDFEDFNRNSFHVVTEFACKKDDEEFRPDIALLVNGLPLVFIEVKKPNNRDGILAERNRIIARFRNHKFKRFINITQLMVFSNNMEYVDGSPEPLEGAFYASTSYDKPIFNYFREEQVMNLANLLQPEDKQTEDFVLADTNLTSIKHSPEFATNKNPDTPTNRLSTSLFSRGRLAFLLRFGIAYVRNETGYEKHIMRYPQIFATKAIESKLDAGVRKGIIWHTQGSGKTALAFYCVHFLTDYFQKKGLVPKFYFIVDRIDLLHQASREFRSRGLHVHQINSREEFAKEIKSNLAVHNDSGNREITVINIQRFKDDPDVVRSTDYAIGLQRVYFLDEVHRSYNPQGSFLANLNESDRDAIKIGLTGTPLLNATLPGTRDENGNATGRQTYNSKAIFGDYIHKYYYNRSIADGYTLRLIREAIETKYKVHLQETLAQIKVLKEMQNRTLVYAHPKFVEPMLDYIIQDFESSRVMKNDRTIGAMVICDSSEQAKEMARLFEEKYAVAPSVAGADESTTEALVADAPRLYVAPSRTVKTCALILHDEGTKDDRKEQVEAFKEGKIDILFVFNMLLTGFDVARLKKLYLGRIIKAHNLLQALTRVNRPYGSYRYGYVVDFVDIESEFEKTNKDYFDELQGELGDEMDKYSELFKTEAEITADIEAIKGVLFPFDTNNAEVFSRQINQIVDRTEMRKIVKALNDARTLYNLIRLSGQYELLAKLDFRKLNQLYTEASNHLNLLNQREALASADDSINILNIALEDVLFTFRKVSEGEMVIADELRENLRRTREGLAGNFDPADPAFVTLKEELERLFKKKNLSEITQAEMVENIAILKGIDSRARELERKNQLLRAKYANDEKYARLHKRLLEKGAPTDNERKLFEALSAFKAEADACISQNAQILTNEAFAKAEMTRLIIEQFKNKHRIPLTPENTLFINNLVMKEYLAEFQGQQAA, encoded by the coding sequence ATGAGATTCAACGAAGATTCCAGGGTGAAAATCCCCGCCATTCTTCACCTCACGCGGCTGGGATACACCTATCTATCTTTGAAGGGGCTTACTTGGGATGAATCGAGCAATATAGTCCCCGCGATTTTCCGCAAGAGCATTTCTGAACTTAATCCTTCCGCCACGCCAGCCGAGATTGAAAACGCCCTGGACCAACTAATCCTATCCCTCGACAACGAAGACCTTGGAAAGCAGTTCTACGAGAAAATAACTGAGACCTCAGGTCTGAAGATCATCGACTTTGAAGACTTCAATCGGAACTCATTCCACGTTGTCACAGAGTTCGCCTGCAAGAAGGACGATGAAGAGTTTCGGCCAGACATCGCCCTCCTGGTCAATGGTCTGCCGCTGGTCTTCATTGAGGTGAAGAAGCCGAACAACCGTGATGGCATCCTTGCGGAACGTAATCGCATTATTGCCAGATTCCGAAATCACAAATTCAAACGGTTCATCAACATCACCCAGCTCATGGTGTTCTCGAATAACATGGAATACGTTGACGGTTCCCCGGAGCCGCTCGAAGGTGCGTTTTACGCTTCCACCTCGTACGATAAGCCCATCTTCAACTATTTCCGCGAGGAACAGGTGATGAACCTCGCCAATCTGCTTCAGCCTGAAGATAAGCAAACGGAGGACTTCGTTCTTGCGGACACCAACCTAACCAGCATTAAGCACTCGCCTGAGTTTGCAACCAACAAAAACCCCGACACCCCGACAAACCGACTCAGCACCTCGCTCTTCTCGCGCGGTCGCCTTGCCTTCCTGCTTCGCTTCGGGATCGCTTACGTCCGCAACGAAACAGGATATGAGAAGCACATCATGCGCTACCCCCAGATATTCGCGACGAAGGCCATTGAAAGCAAACTCGACGCCGGAGTCCGCAAGGGTATCATCTGGCATACTCAGGGCAGCGGAAAGACTGCCCTCGCGTTCTACTGCGTCCATTTCCTTACAGACTATTTTCAGAAAAAAGGCCTCGTCCCGAAGTTCTACTTCATTGTTGATCGCATAGATCTCCTGCACCAGGCGAGCCGGGAATTCCGTAGTCGCGGGCTGCATGTCCACCAGATTAACTCCCGCGAAGAGTTTGCGAAAGAAATCAAATCGAATCTGGCAGTCCACAATGACTCCGGAAATCGCGAGATCACTGTTATTAATATCCAGCGCTTCAAGGATGACCCTGATGTTGTTCGCAGCACAGACTATGCCATCGGGCTTCAGCGCGTGTACTTCCTGGACGAAGTCCACCGGAGCTACAATCCTCAGGGCAGCTTTTTAGCCAATCTCAATGAATCGGACCGTGATGCGATCAAGATTGGACTAACCGGGACACCGTTACTTAATGCAACGCTTCCAGGCACGAGAGACGAAAACGGAAACGCCACGGGACGGCAGACTTACAACTCCAAGGCCATCTTCGGTGACTACATCCACAAATATTATTACAACCGCTCTATCGCAGACGGATACACGCTTCGCCTAATACGAGAAGCTATCGAGACAAAATACAAGGTGCATCTTCAGGAGACCCTTGCCCAGATCAAGGTGCTCAAGGAAATGCAGAACCGGACTCTGGTCTATGCTCACCCGAAGTTCGTAGAGCCTATGCTCGACTACATCATCCAGGATTTTGAGAGCTCACGAGTCATGAAGAATGACCGTACAATAGGTGCTATGGTCATCTGTGACTCCTCAGAGCAGGCAAAGGAGATGGCGCGTCTCTTCGAAGAAAAATACGCTGTCGCGCCGTCAGTTGCCGGCGCAGATGAATCCACGACCGAAGCGCTAGTGGCAGATGCGCCTCGGCTCTATGTTGCCCCAAGCCGCACTGTCAAAACCTGCGCTCTTATTCTTCATGACGAAGGTACCAAGGATGATCGCAAGGAACAGGTGGAAGCCTTCAAGGAGGGCAAAATAGACATCCTGTTCGTATTCAACATGCTGCTCACGGGCTTCGATGTGGCTAGGTTAAAGAAGCTCTACCTCGGACGCATCATCAAGGCGCACAACCTGCTTCAGGCACTCACGCGGGTCAACCGACCTTATGGTTCCTATCGTTACGGCTACGTCGTGGATTTCGTCGATATCGAGTCCGAGTTTGAAAAAACCAATAAGGACTATTTCGATGAACTACAAGGGGAACTTGGTGACGAGATGGACAAGTATTCGGAACTCTTCAAGACGGAGGCGGAAATCACCGCCGACATTGAGGCGATCAAGGGCGTCCTATTTCCATTTGACACGAATAATGCTGAAGTATTCTCCCGGCAAATCAACCAGATTGTGGATCGCACTGAAATGCGCAAGATCGTCAAGGCGCTCAATGATGCCAGAACCCTCTACAACCTTATCCGCCTTTCCGGCCAATATGAGCTTCTTGCCAAACTTGATTTTCGAAAGTTGAACCAGCTCTACACGGAAGCATCCAACCACCTTAATCTGCTGAACCAACGTGAAGCACTGGCAAGCGCTGATGACAGCATAAATATCCTCAACATCGCGCTTGAGGACGTGCTATTCACGTTCCGAAAAGTGTCTGAGGGCGAGATGGTCATCGCCGACGAACTCCGCGAGAACCTACGCCGCACCCGAGAAGGACTCGCAGGCAACTTCGACCCCGCAGATCCCGCCTTCGTCACCTTGAAAGAGGAACTCGAACGCCTATTTAAGAAGAAGAACCTTTCGGAGATCACTCAGGCTGAAATGGTCGAGAACATCGCGATACTCAAAGGCATCGACAGTCGCGCCCGTGAGTTAGAGCGGAAAAATCAACTTCTCCGCGCCAAGTACGCAAATGATGAGAAATACGCTCGGCTGCATAAGAGACTCCTTGAAAAAGGGGCACCCACTGATAACGAGCGCAAACTATTCGAAGCTCTCAGTGCATTCAAAGCTGAGGCTGACGCCTGCATTTCGCAGAATGCCCAAATCCTCACCAATGAAGCTTTTGCCAAGGCGGAAATGACGCGTCTCATTATCGAGCAATTCAAAAATAAGCATCGCATTCCTCTGACCCCAGAGAACACTCTATTCATCAACAACCTTGTGATGAAAGAATATCTGGCTGAGTTCCAAGGACAACAAGCAGCATGA
- a CDS encoding MT-A70 family methyltransferase, translated as MDLKIMDTTSKSKYQTLVVDPPWQFRRASRCVRPPYSLLNLEDIKRFPVAEMAADDAHLYLWVPNAMISEGYEVMKAWGFEYKTMIVWIKLQMGVGNFYRNSTEPILFGVRGHLKPLRRNARTWFLADRREHSRKPDEFYRIVETMSPGPRIDVFSREKRPGWDQLGNECDYFSPEGQKEEDDERVTVSDTERGGGTTGSLEANDIRLDQRPEDPLP; from the coding sequence ATGGATTTAAAGATCATGGACACGACCTCGAAAAGCAAATACCAAACGCTCGTCGTAGATCCTCCATGGCAGTTCCGGCGGGCGTCGCGTTGCGTTCGGCCGCCGTACAGCCTCCTGAATCTGGAGGACATCAAGCGGTTCCCGGTCGCGGAAATGGCCGCAGACGACGCTCATCTGTATCTCTGGGTACCGAACGCCATGATCAGCGAGGGATACGAAGTTATGAAGGCATGGGGGTTCGAATATAAGACCATGATCGTATGGATAAAGCTTCAAATGGGGGTTGGGAATTTCTATCGAAATTCTACGGAGCCGATCCTCTTCGGGGTACGGGGCCATCTGAAGCCACTCCGACGCAATGCACGGACCTGGTTCCTGGCCGACCGTCGGGAGCATAGTCGAAAGCCAGACGAGTTCTACCGCATCGTCGAAACTATGTCGCCCGGTCCTCGCATCGACGTATTCTCGCGGGAGAAGAGACCGGGCTGGGACCAGCTCGGCAATGAGTGCGATTATTTCAGCCCAGAAGGGCAAAAGGAGGAGGACGATGAACGAGTCACGGTTTCTGACACTGAACGAGGTGGTGGAACTACTGGGAGTCTCGAAGCAAACGATATACGGCTGGACCAGCGGCCGGAGGATCCCCTTCCGTAA
- a CDS encoding terminase small subunit, with product MELVPRSLKPRQRRFVAEYLQHPNATKAAMVAGYSRKTAYSQGQRLLKNVEIHKAVESALNEEDISAQKILRGLWSIADSNISDAYNPDGSLRSIQEMPERFSRALASYTTVGLFEGAGAARRQIGRTLNLRLHDKVRALELLGKHLKLWTEKFDHSVHEDAWQMLDRFNAAAKQAKGK from the coding sequence ATGGAATTGGTCCCCCGCAGTCTCAAACCCCGACAACGACGGTTTGTCGCTGAATACCTTCAACACCCAAACGCCACAAAAGCGGCTATGGTGGCGGGTTACTCCCGAAAGACGGCCTATTCGCAGGGGCAGCGCCTGTTGAAAAATGTTGAGATTCACAAGGCTGTAGAGTCTGCCCTCAACGAAGAGGACATATCGGCCCAGAAAATCTTGAGGGGGCTATGGTCCATCGCGGATTCCAATATCAGTGATGCCTATAACCCGGACGGTTCGCTCAGATCGATCCAGGAGATGCCAGAGAGGTTCTCCCGTGCGCTTGCTTCATATACCACCGTCGGCCTTTTCGAAGGGGCTGGCGCGGCCAGGAGACAGATTGGACGGACTCTCAATTTGAGGCTTCACGATAAGGTGAGGGCCCTCGAACTACTCGGCAAGCACCTGAAACTCTGGACTGAAAAGTTCGATCATTCTGTCCATGAAGATGCCTGGCAGATGCTCGATCGCTTCAATGCGGCCGCAAAACAAGCTAAAGGCAAGTAG
- a CDS encoding restriction endonuclease subunit S has translation MTKRPLTKLLGKIQVKHGFPFKGEHFESSGRYVVLTPGNFYEGGGFKRNQEKDKCYSESFPEEYLLKKGDFVIAMTEQADGLLGSMAKIPESDRFLHNQRLGLVTSLSSDVDVAFLYHLFKTKSVRLQIRRSASGSKVKHTSPERIYDLQVPLPSRREQSAVAKLLSSLDDKIDLNKQINKQLKGMAKLLYDYWFVQFDFPITAAQAAAMGKPKLEGKPYRASGGKMVYDATLKHEIPAGWMACELSNIISRSATGLNPRENFKLGTGNNYYVTIKNIEDGEIVLNDKCDKIDDEALSIIDRRAQLQPGDVLFTSIEPVGVTYLIHEKPKNWNINESVFTIRPDYNKTSPEHLYFLLSSSQMKSFTKNSSSGSIHKGIRHGVLKTFKLAYGSKALIDDFSRLTAPALKRIDLLSKENQQLTQHRDWLLPMLMNGQVTVN, from the coding sequence ATGACTAAAAGACCGCTTACAAAGCTGCTTGGCAAAATCCAAGTGAAACATGGGTTCCCGTTCAAGGGCGAGCATTTCGAAAGCTCCGGAAGGTATGTTGTTCTAACTCCTGGCAATTTTTACGAGGGAGGTGGATTCAAGCGCAATCAAGAGAAGGATAAGTGCTATTCAGAATCTTTCCCCGAAGAATATCTTTTGAAAAAGGGAGACTTTGTCATCGCCATGACGGAGCAAGCCGATGGCTTACTTGGGAGCATGGCCAAAATCCCCGAAAGCGACCGATTCCTTCATAATCAGCGGCTAGGCCTTGTCACCTCTCTGAGTAGCGATGTTGATGTTGCGTTTCTCTATCACCTTTTTAAAACGAAATCAGTCCGACTGCAAATCAGGCGCAGCGCCTCTGGTAGCAAGGTAAAACATACCTCGCCTGAAAGAATCTACGATCTGCAGGTTCCGCTACCATCGCGACGCGAACAATCAGCGGTCGCCAAGCTCCTTTCATCGCTCGACGATAAGATCGATCTAAACAAACAGATCAATAAGCAATTGAAGGGGATGGCGAAGTTGCTGTATGACTACTGGTTTGTGCAGTTTGACTTCCCCATCACCGCGGCCCAAGCAGCCGCGATGGGAAAACCAAAACTAGAAGGCAAACCCTACCGCGCCTCCGGTGGCAAGATGGTTTATGACGCTACGCTGAAGCATGAGATTCCGGCAGGGTGGATGGCATGTGAATTGTCTAACATCATCAGTCGGTCCGCCACAGGCTTAAACCCACGAGAAAACTTCAAACTTGGCACTGGAAACAATTATTACGTAACAATAAAAAACATTGAGGATGGGGAAATCGTTCTTAATGATAAGTGCGACAAAATCGATGACGAAGCGTTAAGCATCATTGATCGGCGCGCCCAGCTACAACCTGGCGACGTGCTGTTTACAAGTATTGAACCGGTTGGTGTTACCTATTTAATTCACGAAAAGCCGAAAAACTGGAATATCAATGAATCTGTTTTCACAATCAGGCCCGACTACAACAAGACATCTCCCGAACACCTCTACTTTCTGCTCTCATCAAGTCAGATGAAGAGTTTTACAAAAAATTCATCTTCTGGAAGTATTCACAAGGGAATACGTCACGGAGTGTTGAAAACATTCAAATTGGCCTATGGGAGTAAAGCGCTGATAGACGATTTTTCAAGGTTGACTGCACCTGCCCTTAAACGCATTGACTTATTGAGCAAGGAAAACCAGCAGCTCACCCAACATCGCGACTGGCTCCTTCCGATGCTAATGAACGGACAGGTCACCGTTAACTAA
- a CDS encoding class I SAM-dependent DNA methyltransferase yields MTSQEFKANAITLIDDLKGVCANYGLGNDGNEFKIITQVFLYKFLNDKFAHEIKRLEPSLAKADSWEDALRDTSKKEYELLLMQLGASTARLKPEHFLSTLWAKQNDDNFAAIFDATLLDIAKLNGDIFSVKTNDGQKIVLFDPVTQYVASKRDEFAKAIINKLIPFSFERIFSEKFDFYSTLFEYLIKDYNKDGGGKYAEYYTPHAVSKIMAACLVPNKVKNVTCYDPAAGSGTLLMNLAHAIGEDRCTIYTQDISQKSSSLLRLNLILNNLVHSIPNVIQGNTILEPYHKEDGGTDLRKFDYIVSNPPFKLDFSDFRDQLDTNANRKRFFAGIPKVPGKKKDKMAIYLLFIQHVIHSLSPDGRAAIVVPTGFITAQSGIEKSIRQHLVEKKMLGGVVSMPSNIFATTGTNVSILFIDASNKGKVILLDASNLGEKIKEGKNQKTILRPNEEQRIIDTFNTKKAIDEFSVTVSYEEIKAKNYSFSAGQYFDVKIEHITMTRDQFEKDLHDRITMLKTLFEESRNCEKEVAKQLARLTHD; encoded by the coding sequence ATGACATCTCAAGAATTCAAAGCAAATGCAATCACGCTCATTGATGACCTCAAAGGCGTCTGTGCCAACTATGGTCTGGGAAATGACGGAAACGAGTTCAAGATTATCACTCAGGTCTTCCTGTATAAGTTCCTTAACGACAAATTTGCGCATGAAATAAAGCGCCTCGAACCCTCATTGGCAAAAGCCGATTCCTGGGAAGATGCGTTGCGCGATACGTCAAAGAAGGAATATGAACTCTTGCTCATGCAGCTCGGGGCCTCCACCGCCCGGCTGAAGCCCGAGCACTTTCTCTCAACCCTCTGGGCCAAGCAGAATGACGACAATTTTGCTGCGATCTTTGATGCGACTCTCCTCGATATCGCCAAGCTGAATGGTGACATCTTCTCCGTAAAGACCAATGACGGCCAGAAGATTGTCCTCTTCGATCCCGTCACTCAATATGTCGCCTCTAAGCGCGATGAGTTTGCCAAGGCCATCATCAACAAGCTCATACCCTTTAGCTTCGAGCGTATCTTCTCTGAGAAATTCGACTTCTATTCCACGTTGTTCGAATATCTGATCAAGGACTACAACAAAGACGGTGGTGGTAAGTATGCCGAGTATTACACCCCTCATGCCGTATCAAAGATCATGGCTGCTTGCCTCGTGCCGAACAAGGTCAAGAATGTCACCTGCTATGATCCTGCGGCAGGGTCAGGGACACTATTGATGAATCTTGCCCATGCGATCGGTGAGGATCGCTGCACAATCTACACGCAAGATATTTCACAGAAGTCCTCGAGCCTCCTACGGCTCAATCTCATTCTCAATAATCTTGTGCACTCTATCCCCAACGTCATTCAGGGAAACACGATTCTCGAACCGTACCACAAGGAGGATGGTGGGACTGACTTGCGGAAGTTCGATTACATCGTTTCCAACCCGCCCTTCAAGCTCGATTTCTCTGATTTCCGCGACCAGCTCGATACTAATGCGAATCGGAAACGTTTCTTTGCTGGAATTCCAAAAGTGCCCGGCAAGAAAAAAGACAAGATGGCAATTTACCTTCTCTTTATCCAGCATGTCATTCACTCTCTTTCGCCGGATGGCCGCGCCGCCATCGTTGTTCCAACAGGCTTCATCACCGCTCAGTCAGGCATTGAGAAGAGTATCCGACAGCACTTGGTGGAGAAGAAGATGCTTGGCGGCGTCGTCTCCATGCCGAGCAACATCTTTGCGACTACCGGAACGAATGTCTCAATTCTCTTCATAGATGCCTCCAATAAAGGAAAGGTGATACTCCTTGACGCATCGAATCTCGGCGAGAAAATCAAGGAAGGTAAGAATCAGAAAACGATATTGAGGCCAAATGAAGAGCAGCGGATCATCGATACGTTTAATACAAAGAAGGCTATCGATGAATTTTCCGTCACGGTTTCCTACGAGGAAATTAAGGCAAAGAATTACTCGTTCAGCGCAGGCCAATATTTTGACGTGAAAATTGAGCATATTACGATGACGCGGGATCAATTCGAAAAGGACCTTCACGATCGGATTACTATGCTGAAGACTCTCTTTGAAGAATCACGCAATTGTGAAAAGGAAGTCGCCAAACAACTCGCCCGGCTAACGCATGACTAA
- a CDS encoding outer membrane beta-barrel protein → MKKFIALLFLAGPCFGAVNVSLLGGGAFPLSDLEIEGGGSEKIGESGGAIGVQLMVPIDEQISVGFDFLNQAFGEKKSDSLIPTARTTYQFSSRTFLAGVRYTMKKEKWHPFLFGGLGVGYLSGTADLEPAAGYIWSDTGTAEKRKILDDSGAAAAVALAFGADYAVTPRFSFGAEGRFSYIGKTTFTTRSISTTTSTVGEIKGNSSSFALLARGTLHF, encoded by the coding sequence GTGAAAAAATTCATCGCTTTGCTGTTCCTGGCCGGCCCCTGCTTCGGAGCGGTCAATGTTTCCCTCCTGGGCGGCGGCGCATTCCCGCTCAGTGACCTGGAAATTGAAGGAGGAGGGTCGGAGAAGATCGGAGAGTCCGGCGGGGCGATCGGCGTTCAGCTGATGGTCCCGATCGATGAACAGATTTCGGTCGGATTTGACTTCTTGAACCAAGCCTTCGGCGAGAAGAAATCGGATTCGCTCATTCCAACGGCGAGGACGACCTACCAGTTCAGCTCCCGCACGTTCCTGGCCGGGGTGCGCTACACGATGAAAAAAGAGAAATGGCATCCCTTCCTTTTTGGAGGCCTGGGTGTCGGATATCTGTCGGGGACAGCCGATCTCGAACCCGCGGCAGGCTATATCTGGAGCGACACCGGCACGGCGGAGAAACGGAAGATCCTCGATGATTCGGGCGCCGCGGCGGCCGTGGCGCTGGCGTTTGGAGCGGACTACGCGGTGACACCGCGCTTCAGTTTTGGGGCTGAAGGCCGGTTTTCCTATATCGGGAAGACCACATTCACAACCCGGTCGATCAGCACGACCACCTCAACCGTCGGCGAAATCAAAGGGAATTCGTCATCCTTCGCCCTGCTGGCCCGGGGCACGCTGCACTTTTAG
- a CDS encoding four helix bundle protein, protein MNSLNKQNKAVSENKLTEPFLERCVRFSVCILDLAQTIPKTPVTRPVIDQLVRSSMAIGANTSEAKSAQSRADFISKFEIALKEARETGYWIEVVRQAHLTPDAVGIKELAGECYQLTAILVSSVKTAKQNAKTRK, encoded by the coding sequence ATGAATTCACTGAATAAACAAAATAAAGCGGTTTCAGAAAACAAGCTGACTGAGCCGTTTTTAGAACGATGCGTCCGATTTAGCGTCTGCATCCTAGATCTTGCCCAAACGATTCCAAAGACTCCGGTCACCCGCCCGGTCATTGATCAGCTGGTGCGCAGTTCGATGGCAATCGGAGCTAATACCAGTGAAGCGAAATCTGCCCAGTCGCGGGCTGACTTTATCAGCAAATTTGAAATCGCTCTGAAGGAAGCTCGGGAGACCGGGTATTGGATTGAGGTGGTGCGGCAGGCCCATCTTACGCCCGACGCGGTAGGTATCAAAGAATTGGCTGGAGAGTGCTACCAGCTGACGGCCATCCTGGTGTCATCGGTCAAAACGGCAAAGCAGAATGCAAAGACCAGAAAGTGA
- a CDS encoding site-specific integrase, which produces MGFKLIDPLKRKYRIAFWYKGRHYAKVITGNRKLGQDVEAQMRLDLAEGKYFPERNKPNLPFSDAARRFIDQFAKNKPSSKHYYYNTLSAIDHFGSKLINDITPEDIRQYRAKERAKGLHPVSVNHRQKNLRRMFNWLEEVGLFDGKNPASGKYVPLENERPYWRRNFLTQEQFKKLLEVAHPRMRTIIITATHTGMRHGELERIRKRDVDLDRCTIWIPQSKNGEPGSVPLTDTLFAVLAPIVRALPSPESKVLDFTHYDKLWKKARAEAGLLQEVWEEGMNRWQKVKANKNFHLHDLRHTAASYAIMGSKDPYAVQHFLRLKTQSLMARYAHLLPGHVRQAALTLDLQLPVALPPAPVTIQQVETALIPAEPIINPINPR; this is translated from the coding sequence ATGGGATTCAAGCTTATCGACCCGCTGAAAAGGAAGTACCGGATCGCCTTCTGGTACAAGGGCCGGCACTACGCGAAGGTCATCACCGGCAACCGGAAGTTGGGCCAGGACGTTGAGGCGCAAATGCGGCTGGACTTGGCTGAAGGGAAATACTTCCCTGAGCGGAACAAACCGAATCTGCCTTTCAGCGATGCCGCCCGGCGGTTTATCGACCAATTCGCGAAGAACAAACCTTCCTCCAAGCACTACTACTACAACACCCTGTCTGCGATAGACCATTTCGGGTCCAAACTTATCAATGACATCACGCCGGAAGACATCCGTCAGTATCGCGCGAAGGAAAGGGCGAAAGGACTCCATCCCGTTTCCGTGAACCACCGCCAGAAGAACCTCCGCCGGATGTTCAACTGGCTGGAAGAAGTCGGGCTTTTCGACGGGAAGAACCCGGCATCCGGGAAATACGTCCCCCTGGAGAACGAGCGGCCGTACTGGCGGCGCAACTTCCTCACCCAGGAGCAGTTCAAAAAGCTCTTGGAAGTCGCCCACCCGCGGATGCGCACCATCATCATCACCGCCACACACACTGGAATGCGTCACGGCGAACTCGAGCGCATCCGGAAGCGGGACGTCGACCTCGACCGCTGCACCATCTGGATTCCGCAGAGCAAGAACGGGGAGCCGGGGTCCGTTCCCCTTACCGATACCCTTTTCGCCGTCCTAGCGCCCATTGTGAGGGCTTTACCGTCGCCTGAGAGCAAGGTTCTCGACTTCACGCACTACGACAAGCTGTGGAAGAAGGCCCGGGCTGAGGCCGGTCTGCTGCAGGAGGTTTGGGAAGAGGGCATGAATCGCTGGCAGAAGGTCAAAGCGAATAAGAACTTCCATCTACATGACCTCAGGCACACGGCTGCGTCATACGCCATTATGGGTTCGAAGGATCCTTACGCGGTCCAGCACTTCCTCCGCCTTAAAACTCAATCCCTCATGGCCCGGTACGCCCACCTACTGCCAGGGCATGTCCGTCAAGCCGCCCTAACCCTGGATTTGCAACTCCCGGTCGCCCTGCCGCCTGCTCCCGTTACCATCCAGCAGGTTGAAACGGCCCTAATCCCCGCCGAACCGATTATAAATCCGATCAATCCTCGATAG
- a CDS encoding recombinase family protein, translating into MEPKRVGIYCRVSTKDQTAENQLLDLRKYCQARGWNVVAECVDAGISGAKDDRPQLKVISGFARKREIDVLLVWRFDRFARSLPHLVNTLEELRSLGVAFVSLQEGIDTLTPQGRLVFGVIASLAEFERELIRDRIFAGLRRAKAQGKTPGPRRNHVDIGRLRREATKGLGLRSLATTFGVSKDTISRLLGRQSAAVADGAQNRLLGSVEATS; encoded by the coding sequence ATGGAACCTAAACGAGTTGGGATATATTGTCGAGTATCAACCAAGGACCAGACCGCTGAGAATCAGCTGCTCGACCTGCGGAAATACTGCCAGGCCCGGGGCTGGAACGTTGTCGCGGAATGCGTCGATGCCGGTATCAGTGGTGCGAAGGATGACCGACCTCAGCTCAAGGTCATCTCGGGGTTTGCCAGAAAGCGGGAGATCGACGTTCTGTTGGTCTGGCGGTTCGACCGTTTCGCTCGGAGCCTTCCACACCTCGTCAACACGCTGGAGGAGCTGCGCAGCCTGGGCGTTGCCTTTGTAAGTCTCCAGGAAGGCATCGACACTTTGACGCCGCAGGGGCGTTTGGTCTTTGGTGTCATCGCCTCTCTGGCCGAGTTCGAGCGAGAACTGATTCGGGATCGTATCTTTGCCGGGCTCAGACGGGCCAAAGCACAAGGTAAAACGCCGGGGCCACGGCGGAACCACGTGGATATAGGAAGGCTACGCCGGGAGGCCACCAAGGGCCTGGGATTGCGCTCCCTGGCCACCACGTTTGGCGTCAGCAAGGATACCATCAGCAGATTGCTCGGCCGGCAATCCGCGGCTGTCGCAGATGGGGCCCAAAATCGGTTGCTTGGATCCGTCGAGGCCACGTCCTGA